A genomic region of Bradyrhizobium sp. ORS 278 contains the following coding sequences:
- a CDS encoding class I SAM-dependent methyltransferase, translating to MRTRAGGDNERDRSSLDAICSDVDAYYTACVSRHGATPRGVDWSCEATQGLRFVQLMKLCDASAPFSLNDIGCGYGALVPFLATRFAANEIDYLGIDLSRAMISRARRRYAGPQRRFAVGAASPRIADYSVASGIMNVNVGHAREAWEDYVRAMLARMDATSRRGFAVNFVSAIEEAPDSDPATTRLYRTTPDIWAAHCERAFAAQVEVIGNYGMKEFTLLVRRASPVSAAH from the coding sequence ATGAGGACGAGGGCGGGCGGCGACAACGAGCGTGACCGATCCTCGCTCGACGCCATCTGCTCCGACGTCGACGCCTACTACACGGCCTGCGTCTCGCGTCACGGCGCGACGCCGCGTGGCGTCGACTGGTCGTGCGAGGCGACGCAGGGGCTGCGCTTCGTGCAGCTGATGAAGCTGTGCGATGCGTCGGCGCCGTTCAGCCTCAACGACATCGGCTGCGGCTACGGCGCGCTTGTGCCATTCCTGGCGACCCGCTTCGCGGCCAATGAGATCGATTATCTCGGCATCGATCTGTCACGCGCCATGATCAGTCGCGCGCGTCGCCGCTATGCCGGCCCGCAGCGGCGCTTCGCCGTCGGAGCCGCGAGTCCGCGTATCGCCGACTACTCAGTGGCCTCCGGCATCATGAACGTCAATGTCGGCCACGCGCGCGAGGCCTGGGAGGACTACGTCAGGGCCATGCTGGCGCGCATGGACGCGACCAGCCGGCGCGGCTTTGCCGTGAATTTCGTAAGCGCTATCGAGGAGGCGCCAGACAGCGATCCCGCCACGACGCGGCTGTATCGCACCACACCGGACATCTGGGCCGCCCATTGCGAGCGGGCCTTCGCGGCGCAGGTCGAGGTCATCGGCAATTACGGCATGAAGGAGTTCACCCTCCTGGTACGCCGGGCGTCTCCAGTCAGTGCCGCGCACTGA